The genomic DNA GGCGCTGGAGCTGGACGGCCTCGAGGCCGCGATCCTCGCCTCGCTCGGCACGGATGGGGTCGACGGGGCCCTGCCCGCCGCGGGTGCGCTGGCCACCGGCGACACCGTGCGCCGTGCACGGGATTCCGGACTCGATACCGAAGCCGCGCTCGGCGCCCACGACGCCTACGCACTCCTCAGGACGCTCCGCGACGTCGTGGTCGCCGGGACGGCAGGAGCTTACGTCGGCGACTTGCAGGTGCTCATGCTCGGCTAGTGCGGACGACGATGGACGACCTCGAAGTCTACGACCTAGGTGAAGCGGACGGGAAGCGTCTTCGCCGGGTCCTCGCGCCCAAGATCCGGCGCGCGAGAGCCAGGCACCTCCCACCCTCACGGCGCTCGCCAGTCCCCGCCGTCGCCGGAAGCCTCTCGTTGCTCCTTCCCGGTTCGGGTCAACTGCTCGTCGGTCCGCTGCGCGTGGGTATCCTCCTCCTCAGCGCGGCGGCTTTCTTCGCAGCCTTCGTTTGGGCGATCCTCGCGACCTTCGACCGACTGATACCGACTCTCGATCTGCTCGGGGTGCCGCCGCAGGTTGCGGTGATCGCTCTGGGCGTGGCCTTGCTGTCCATCGGCGCGCTCCACACGGTCGGCGTGGTCGAGGCGCATCGCGTGGGTTGCGACGCGGCGGAAGCCTCGGTTCCCCATCCGGCGCTCACGGGGATCGCTTCGCTCCTGGTGCCTGGATGGGGACAGATGCTCGGCGGCCACCGGGGGAGAGCTGCGACGCTCCTGGGAGCCGTCTGGGCGCTGTCCTTGGCGTGGGTCGCAGTGAGCCCTCCGGGGCAGCGAATTCTCTCTCTCGCGGGTGCCGCGCTGCCGTCGTGGGCGAGGGACGGCTTTGGCCCCGTGGTCCTGGTGTCTCTCACGGCGGTGACGTGGGTCCTCGCGGTCTACGACGCGGTCGCGGGGGCGCACACGGAGCAGGGCCGCTGAGGCGCCGATCTCGCTAGCGCCGAGCGCTCGGTGACCGCGCCCTGCCGCGACGCCCTTCTTCGAAGTCGTCCCAGAGCCCGAAGAGCTTCATCTGGGCGTCGAGTCCGGTCGATCGGAGCAGCGCTTCGACCTCCGCTCGGCTCTGTCGGGGCGCGGGCGAATCGGAGCGCTCGGCGAGGCCTGCGACGAGGACCGCGACGATCGCCGTGTTCAGCTTCAGCTCCCTCAGGTCGGCCTTGTCGAACGTGTCCGATTCGGCGTGGTAGTCGGCCAGGTACGGCGCGGCGTCCTGATTCGCGACCAGGGTCGGGACTCCCTCGACCAGGTAGTCGTAGTTGTCCGTGCCGACGAAGGCATCGGTCGTCTGGAGGAAGGGGCCGAGCCCCTCGACGGGGGCGAGGGCCTCGCGGGTCGCGGCGGCGAGGTCGGCGCGACCTCCCAGCGAGAATCCGCCGATCCGTCCGGTCCCTTCGTCGACGACGACCTGCGCCTTGACCCGGTCGAGGAGGTCCCGGTGCGCGCGAACCTCGCCGAGCGACCCGAAGAGCCCGAGTTCCTCTCCAGTGTAGAGCACGAATCGCAGCGTGCGACGCGGACGCGCGGCGCCGAGGACCGACCGGATCGTGCGGGCGGCGTCGATCACGAGGGCCGCGTTGCAGCCATTGTCGAGGGCCCCGCGCCCGAGGTCCCAGCTGTCGAGGTGAGCGCCGAGGATCACGACATCGTCCGGCTTCTCCCCGCCGCGGATCTCGCCGACGACGTTGCGGGCGGTGGCGTTCGTGGTGACGTCCGCGATCGAGACGACCCGGAGCCGGACCTTTCGCCCCTCCAGGAGGAGTCGCGCGAGACGGAGCGCCCCCTCCCGCTCGGCCACGACCGCCGGGAGGGACGCCATCGAGCCGTCGGACGTCGCGTCGTGACGGTAGAGGAGGCGTCCGGGACGGTTGGAGACGTAGAGGATTCCGGCGGCGCCTCCCTTCCGGGCCGCCTCGAA from Terriglobia bacterium includes the following:
- a CDS encoding M28 family peptidase, producing MIRRATLRLLVGVLLSAGIFAGPMVAGESPGSELPRAIVATALGPTPVVDDLRHLADVIGGRPTGSPALDHAVEWGLSRLRDAGLENVHAEAYTVPHVWLPRTETAEVVAGEAGERTPLRVAAMPFSASTPPSGLEAEVVDVGRGDAEGFAAAGDRLRGRWVLIHSEPMKTIDDLFKEYLDTPGFFEAARKGGAAGILYVSNRPGRLLYRHDATSDGSMASLPAVVAEREGALRLARLLLEGRKVRLRVVSIADVTTNATARNVVGEIRGGEKPDDVVILGAHLDSWDLGRGALDNGCNAALVIDAARTIRSVLGAARPRRTLRFVLYTGEELGLFGSLGEVRAHRDLLDRVKAQVVVDEGTGRIGGFSLGGRADLAAATREALAPVEGLGPFLQTTDAFVGTDNYDYLVEGVPTLVANQDAAPYLADYHAESDTFDKADLRELKLNTAIVAVLVAGLAERSDSPAPRQSRAEVEALLRSTGLDAQMKLFGLWDDFEEGRRGRARSPSARR